A segment of the Trifolium pratense cultivar HEN17-A07 linkage group LG7, ARS_RC_1.1, whole genome shotgun sequence genome:
tgttaatatgctgtgttttgattattttttttttagttaatttgATTTAACCCGAATGAACTCACCTGTGAACCCGCAACTCGTGTGACCCGTAACCCGTCGTATCTGTAAGAGGAAATAGCTCGATTCTGGGTGTGTATAGACTACCCGTGGTTTGAACCTGTTCAATGTTTTGAGCCTGAACGGTCCGAACCGACCCATTGTCAACCCCTAGGAGTTGGAGTAGGACGTTAAGGTGTTGGTTGTATTTGGTGATGTTGTTTTACTGCATTTTTTtgcggttttttttttactgtttctTGCATTTATATGTCTTATTATACTTATGgttgaattttataatatatttactgattaaaaaaaaaggatgctagcaaatgcaaaatgaggtaaacttggggggcaaAAATCAATCAATCGTGAAACTTATgtggttaaaataaaataattaaaacttgggggccaaaatcaaataattgtGAAACTTCGGAGGCCAAAACTATATTTAAGCCAATATATTAtatcttttacttttttgattttttgttatatctttatcttttgaattaaatttttgaaattgtatatattatttgttacttcttaTCTTATAGTGTcatattccaaaaaaataacttaaatatattgacaaaaaaaaactcaagtaTTGCAAAAGTTAGAGATCAAACTTGAATACTTTtaattgagaatttatttttgaatttaacctaaaattgagaattttagttttaatttagaaatttaaatgcggcaaattttaattaaagaaatgatgaaaacacaaataatatacCATAtgtttaacttattttttaaaaaaacaaatgtttGTGAAATAACACAATTTATTTTCCCTCATTTTTATATGTTAAATATGACTCTTAAAGTTATACATATCAATCACAAAGAACACCACCAACCAATTACATGCATGACACCACCGATCGATTATGatgtttaaattaaaataaatcatacataatTCCTTCTCATGTACAGGGACAGATTCAAAAACTTATTATACGGGGGGCCGAAAATAAGAACAATTGTTTTGACtcttaaacatattttttttagttattttgattctcaaaccctcaaatttatcttttgtttgttaGTTTAGTCCTCAAATATGATTTGTATTAGTCAATTTGTCCAAAACATTACTAATAATAGAcagatttgaaaatatttttattatttgaatacACTGTATCGACAACATCTCATATATTTAAAGAAGAAATCACTGTTTGTTCTCCccatatatatactatttttttatgcgtgtatttttatcatattataatattattttatgtatgtataATACTAAACTAAAGTGTTGTAAATAGATAGTTGAGTTAAGAccagataatatatattatttatacataTATGAGTGGGTGGGTGGGTGGGtggggtgggggggggggggggggcgggCTTGGCCACTGCCTGCCCCCCTTTGAATCCGTCCTTgctcatgtattaaatatgatttttagaGTCATGCATATTAATCACCAAAAACACTCACAATCATTTATTACATGCATAACACCGACAATCTATTAGAATTCGTTCTCattaacatgcataatcatTTGTTTGATCTCttatttcttttgtatttttctcttttcttttctttcctttcttttcatCTTTTTTGCATACATTCGTAAAATTAAAAGACAATTGTGCAAACTTACGGAATACAGTGTTActacaaaaacacaaatatataaTCTAACTATTTAcgataatattaaaataagttcatattcatccaatttttatacatattatatttattactaaaaattatttggTGCTTTTTAAATATGGGGCTCTTGGCAGTCGTCTATCTCGAACTATGCTCAAAGTCGTCATTATTTATAGATATTTACTATAtaagtttattttgtttcatataCTCGTTAAGCTATTTTTTCACGTGCCTATAGTAGATTTTATCCACAAACACAATTACCATGCATAATAGATAGTTTTATCTTATGTATCCGTGTTTGTATAAACtacctattttttttacatatgaaagtttacttctttttttatatatataatgattttttttttataagcattaaATTAATGATGTTACTTACCATCAAAGGTGTTAAAATCAAGAGGACTGATATTTGaacatcagttttttttttacaacaatttGGACAACACTAGTAAAGTGACtttgtttttttctctctctctcttggtttttttaattgtttttttttcgaaaaaaaaaactctaaccctctctctctctctctcagtgTTATCACAACTGTTGTTATAAAACAACGATGTCAATTTATCATTTCTCTAAAATCAAAAccaattcaaatatattttcaaaaaaacaaaaatcaaatataaatcgTAAAccgataaaaaaatagaaaattcacaaaaaaaaaaaaaaaatttagatctgtttggatgttcttttatAAAAACTGTTGGATCAGATTgaattttggattgatttttcaaaaccggTCCAAACTCAACCAAACCGCAtccatatattttaatacttatttttctttttattaataagATATATTGCATTTACCTATTATTTGTtggtttttaatattttttaataccaTATATTAGTTTAATTTAGAATAAACAATCAATTTTTATTCCTTAAACTATTATCACCTCAttaatttagtccctaaactactaaaaataattaaacagtCCCTAAGCTATGCTGGTGTCAACCAatttagtctaaaatataattcTCTTCAACGAGAGGCTTCCAACTCTTCTCTAAAATCAAAACCAATTTAGCTTTTGCTTTTGCTTATGCTTTTTTCGTTTTCCtgttattatttgttgtagCATTAGGTTGTATTTTTGGGTATGTGTGGATGTGtatgtttttttaatagtcTAGGgacttgcgtaaaaaaaaaagtctaggGACTAGATTGGTGAGAGAGTATAAtagtttagagactaaattaactgttattctttaatttaatataatttttttactatttcatatatttcaaatataatcAATTATTgtcatttcaaaatattaattatttatatattatatgttatattttacacaAATCCTATTATTTGTATCGTCAAaaaagtcaaactattatttACAATTGgtaattttgatatccaaaaatcgatccaaattaaaccgcgtaaaattggattgaattgaattttttaatttgtcatCCAAAATCGAACTGAAccgcaaataaatttatttttgaatcgGATGAATTTTTACCTTAAAATTGATCCAAATCGAACCACGAGCAACCCTATTTACCATAATAGTAAGTGGATATGCATAATTGTGTTGGAGATAACACAAAATACCAACAAGTTAAGTCCTATTCCAAGGCCATTTAGAGCTATCATGATTTTTGGGTTGGTTAGCTTTATGTTACCAtcattttttgcttaaaaaaaaaactatcatgGTTATGAGAATGATAGTATGATATCAACATAATCAGCAACCGCAATGAGAGATGTATAAGTATAACTATCTTCTTTGAAATTAGTAAAATTGGAATGGTTATCACAAAGTTACAGTATATGGTTAGTCtgatgaaaatataaatatagtgGTGATGATTACATAACGTACTCTTGCATTAGTCTTTGCATAGAGCTGGAATATGATCGGATAAGCAACTTGAAAAGCAATTCCAACTCCATTGATTATAATACATATAAGATTTTGATACTGCATGAATAACATTGAATAAAATATAGGAGTAATGCTAGGGTCACACCTTctaacacactttttttttaatttatttattttatccgAATATTAACCTTTCATCTTTTAACCTTTCATCTTCTATCTCACTCACCATCTTGAAAAGGGTTTGCTGCTTTCCTCCAATTTACCCACAATGTTTGGTAATATGTTTCtgttataacatttttattttcacatttgagTTTTATATCTGTTGTAGTTACCAAATCTCACAGTCACATTCATTCTCGTTGGTAAGTTTTAGATTTGTCTCCATCAATTATTCACACCTCTACCATATGAATCCCACTACCAACTTCACCGTGATTCATTCTCCCTCTGGTTTTTGTTACAGAACCCAATTTCCCTTTTAAAAGATTCATTACtccataaaaataaatcaaatcaaagaatggaaaaaaaaaaaaactaaatcaaCGATTGAAAAGCCAATCGCCGCCGCATTAAGCATCAGCGCCGGCCGCACCTCATAACCCATCACTATCGGTCGCATCTCGTAGTCCCTTCACCGCCAATTTTCcattcttcttctctttcaacCAAACCAAGTTGCTGAAAACCCTATGCTTATGCCACTTGTCCCCTGCGAGTGCGATTCTGTGTTGGCTATGGTTGAGAAATTGATGGGTTACCGGATATAGTGGAAGAGACGGTGATGAATAAtcaattactataaaaaaaaaatggaaaaaataaaagaaatctaGTAACCCGTTTAACCGGTTAACAGGTGAAgcattgaaaaaaaatagatgacGTGGACCAATGAATGTGAgtgtagggatggcaatgggcgcccacgggtgcgggtttgagtgataccaaacccacacccgaaatcaacacccaaacccaaacccaaacccaaatctgttcgggtggcaaaaccacacccacgcccacacccattgggttcgggttttttacacccaaacccaaacccacaacacattttgtactactttgcaaatttaagcaaaacaaggtaaatttaagcaaaaacaatggaatttaaacatattgtcaatcacttagcaaaaacataggtttaaaattacaagggaatttaaaattacaaaatagtctttcaagaaattaaattacaactaaaccaaaattaagttcttccaactttcaagcaaaattcaaacacaattttggtttgtggtttgtgaaaaacctaattttacttttacacttatatatatgtgggggtatttaggtaattttaacatgtttcgggtgggtgtatgggtttcgggtgtgggtttgagtgataccaaacccacacccatattttcgggtgtcacccaaacccaaacccaaacccagtcaattcgggtttcgcccgttgacttgggtttgggttcgggtgggtctcacgggtttgggtttttctgccatccctaTGTGAGTGTGTCAAAGAGTGTGTATTTGAGAATGTGTCCCCCTAGCATAACTCAAAATATAGCCACAATGAACGGTTAAATAATATAGCAATATACGGATCAACTTTAAATGTTGCTTAAgaaaaaatcaactttaaatGTCTCAACATCTTTCTTCTGTACAATTTTGTACATACTTGGCTTGCAAAAACCAACAACCGATCATTGCAAAAATAATCAATTTACACTACAAAACACTTCCTTACACAAAACAGTAACTAAAAGAGAATAATTGAAATACGCTTGTCCTAGAAACAGTCTGAACGTCACTGCATTCCCTGCATATTATCAAAACATGACCATCAACCTAAATTTTCGAtgaacaaattgaaaaaaattcaaatcaactAATCAATTAATTGAAAAAAGTACTCAAACGAGAGTCGCCTCCCGCTTAGAGCATGAAAGGGGAGAAGGAAGAAGTCTTACCTGAGTAAGCCTTAGGCGGGGAGTCACCTTCCGATCCAGATTCAATGAGCTCTCGGCACAGTCAGTCGGCACGGTCTTGAATGACCCATAGGCTTTGGGCTTGACTGCTTGAAAGACGCAGATTGGGAAGTTGGCTATGGTTCGTCGTACATTGTGCAGACGACTGATGGCTTACATTGCCAAGAGGGCATTTGTGAGACAAAGAAAAGGGCTGAAAAGGATGGTGCCCATGATCTCACTATTACCTGTGCATGTGCGATTTTATTCAATTAAGAATAGTAAGGGGCAAAGTGGATTATTCAACTAATCCattaacagaaaaaaaaaaatcaattgaactGAAATAGTGAAACTAAGCAATACCGTGCTAATAAAAACTAACATTAGAAAAtcaatttgtcgataaacaGTTAAAAGTAGTAACGGAAGAAGGAATAATTCCACGTATTTCATTGATTTTATTCCCTATTAAAAATTAGCAAGGGgtaaaatcaattatataaaagtttaaattaattttatttagttGAACCGCGAGTTCTAGGGTGCGTTTAAGTCTTccaccatgcaccacttaatattattataacgaatacgaattttacaaaattatatgttgaattgaaagtttatatcacatagatcatctataaatttatttaaaaaaaattgaaaatcgtttgatatgttattgaaactcatcaaaattaacggtttatgagttttaatttttttttttgacaatgagttttaattgaataccgttaatcttgatgggtctcaatgaatatcaaatgattttcatttttttttaaaaaatttgacatgaatgatctatatgatacaaactttcaattcaacgatagattttgtaaaattcgtattcgttatagcgACATCACTAAATTGTTCACCATACACCACTTAATGAGTTGTgctgcatgttagacaaagcctacTTAAACTATATGGTGCTAATCAAAAGAAGgaatatataaatgtataatgGCAAAGATTCCATGCATGAAAGATAAAATTAGTGTCCatccaaaaatttaaaatgtttacAATTTACTATTCAACAAATCCATTAACAGGGAAAAAGTACTCATACAAGAGTTAAAAATTTAGTTACTCCAAGTAATAAACTGATTCATTACAGACAATATTTAGTTTAGCCATGCAACCAAAAATCTCAGGGCCGACCTGAGAGTGCCCCTTGTATAGGCTATAAAATTCTTtgcttatttaaaaaaaattcaatgtgtATATACGTGTTCACGTTTTAATCTTCTTTAATCAAATGGTGGCATTGAACATTGGTTTAGCCTCTATGCTGCACCAAAATCACAAAAACGGAAGCTAGCCCTTGTGGGAGTTAGAGACTAATAAGATAATGCAATTGATGACAAAATAGACTGATCCAACCATAAATAGTCCAAAACATTGTAATTGCACATTTGCGCCTATTTTGAATGTGGCTAAAGCATGTTCAGCATTGTACCCAGCAACAACGCCAGCATACTCATAACAGTGCTGTCCTTCCTGCTTTAACATTACAAGTTACAACCAAAATTGGGTTTTGCAAATTGAAAAGGCAAGAATAATAAAAACACTAAGCCTGATTTGGACGATAAGCTCAGAAAATTAACACAGTCTGAGTTCTGCAGCTGACCATTTTTCTGTTATTCTTTGGCCTACTATACTCACTCGGGTATGATAAGTTGGTCAAGGGAGCGAGCAGTGGCCAAGTTTTGTTCTCTGACATATAACTGAGGATTCTTTCTTTGTTATGATGTCTTCTCTAGAATAATACACCAGTTGGATTTATCAAAAAACTGATCAACAACTCTAGCATTGCTTATTCCATTTGTCAAGCTGCAAAAGGAcatgaaaataaattagaaataaGAATTCCATGTTGCACATAAACATGTCAAGTCATTTGAAACATACccttttgaaaattgaaatatttatttttgaaatatagaGTATCACGACCATAAGCTAAGAAGATACATGATTGCATTGCAGACACTCCCCATTTTATTTCGGAAGACTTGAGTCTCTTCTTTGTTAGTACTTTTGAAGAGCaattcttatatttttcaaattatcatgACTTCTAAGTTCTAAGATACCTTATCCTCTAATAAATAACGGAATTGACATCCGCAATCAAGCACACAAAACATGAACCTACTTTTAACTCTAGCAATGTATTTCATGGGAGAACAATTATAGAAAACTTTCAACAAGATTCTCAATAAACTATTGCATCAAAAGGCTTGGTTCAATCGTTTGCAAGCTAATGAGCTATGCTATACTAAACTAACTAGCAACGGATTAAAgatttgtttcatatttatatggAAAATTCTAATGGAAGGAGTGACATTACCTTTCAAGCTCGCCTTCACTAAAAACATGATAATATCTATTATACACTACAGCACCCTTTACGTCATCTTTAGTAGCAAGACCGGTAGCCAAAGCATGAGCAGAAGCGCCACCGACTTCAGCACGATGATAAGGCAAATGCCAAGGAACAAAATATTCCTGTTGATTCTTCACATTCTTTTCTTCCTTCAAATCTCCCAAAATTTCAGACTCATTGCTAACTTTCACATTCTCACCACCCAAACTACTCTCCTCACTTTCCGGAATACTTTCTAACGACAACGACGAAGGTACCCGAGTAGCACGTGGACTTCCCGGTCCTTGCCACTCTTCAACATATTTATCAGCAAGCGGAGTCCATTTATTAAGCAACGACCGATCCTCTTGTTCAACAGCCCAAACTGTAATCAAAACAAGTCCACCCTTCTTAACAACTCTAACAAGCTCTTCAATCGCTTTTCGCCGTCTATTCTCAGTACTCAAATGATGCAACACAGCAATAGATATTGCAGCATCACCAAAACCAGTTCTATAAGGAAGATTCACAGCATCTGCAACAAGAACTTCATTTCCTCTATCCAAACATATCTTAATCAAAGAAGGACTAATATCACATCCTATAAAAAAACAATCTTGATTAAACCCTAAATATTTCCCATTCCCACATCCTGCATCGAGAATTAAAGATCCCGAAGGCAACGACGACAAAAAATCAGCAACTTTCGGCCATTTCGCGAAGCGAGTTGAACTAAAATGAGGGGCAATTGCATCATAAACATGATGAACaaactttttttcaatttcaggGGTAGATTTAACACTTATTGATGAAATTGAATTATCAGTGATGTAGGGTTCATCAGATTCAGTGTTGATTTGTTTCATTGAAGTAAATCGTGAAGTAGAAATAGCAATAGCAAAATTGAGGAATCTAGTTGGTTTCAGTTTTAGGGCGCTAAAAAGCGCTATGTTTCTGATCGCGGTGGAATCGAAATCGAGGAAGAAGAAAAACCTGGAGGAGTTTGTCGGTGTTTCTGGCGGCGGTCGATGCGGAGCTCCGGCGGTGTGTTTCCGGGAAGATGGGTTCAGAGAGAGTCCAACTTGTTTCTTCCAATACTACAAAGGGAAAGTAGTAGAAGCTgcattctgtttttttttttttttttttttgtctttggtGAGTGATGGGAGAGAAGTGGATTGGGCTTCGGAatactagaattttgaaatatttcacTCTCACCCCTACATTTAATCCTTCCCCTTTATAAACCAACCAAtgttccaattttacccctttATCATTTAAATTCACCCCTACAAAAATTTTCAGTAGGTAAAAGTTCTTTTTAAAACTTGAGTTAATATTTTCAGTAGTCAAAGTTACAAACTAGAAATAAATCTTTGAAAATGAGTTCTGAAAATTTAGCCACAGTTAAACCACTACTATTAATTATGTTGTTGAAttcttttttaacaacaaatcatcggaataactattttttatttatttttctgtcaaaaaaaaccttttttattttttatttatttttggttaataATAGCAACAAATTGTGAATTTTATGACCAatgtgaacaaaaaaaaaacgaaatcaAATTATTTGCCATGCCGACCCATAAACCAACCAAGACAGGATGAAGTGATATTTTAAACTCAATTACCTAAATCGGCCGGTCTCATCCCATTTTAAAAGTGGGACACTGCCATTACTCCTCCTCTCTGACTGGTCGTCaccattttttctcttcttcttgatCTACCAGAGAGAGATGATTTAGGGTCAATTTAGGCCgaaaatcacccctccaaatcgtttttctttctattttaattaaataagtgtgatttccacacacacacacacacacacacacacatatatatatatatatatatatatatatatatatatatatatatatatatatatatatatatatatatatatatatatatatatatatatatatatatatatatatatatatatatatatatttagtatttcttttgtttgtttttgtgatttcatcATCATTTGTTTTGATTTGCCTGTCTTAGTGTGGAGTATTGTTATCCCGTCAACTTTTGTGCCATCAACACTATAGATCCGGAGGCATAGATATTCCGGAAGCTTCAATATAGTTAAATATATAGGCTTACGCAatatgccgttttatgctattaacatggatgctgtgagtttattcgcagattcatcctttttgtttttagcgattttaaatttgtattgcatcgatgtactcttatcaatttgaatagATGAATAcctttttatttagtaaaaaaaagtggGACACCGCCAACCACTTTGCCATCCTAATTCATTTAGGAGTTAAGATCTTCTCCATTTGTTTTCTCCATTTCTCCTCTCCATTATTATGGTTTTGAGAAGCTTTAggattatattaaataattaaactcACTAAATGTCATAGCAATACATTTATATTTCCAAACTTTTAATAatggaaaaaaatgaaaaaagcaaaaaatagaGAGATTTTAAGTGAAATGAAATGTCCTTCGATCCTTTCTAAATAGTACTACATTTTATATAATACACATCAGCAACGGTAAAAGAAAGTGTCTGTTAAACTAAATTTCTTTGTCAGTTGTCCTCATATTAATTTACCCCAAACAAAACACTTGTGAAATTAATCAAACAAATGGTTGTTTGTTTGTGTTCTATAATTTGGCATGTTAATGCAAACTCGTTTCCTAGTAGGGTTAAAACATTTAAATACTCAAGAAAATCATCACATGGATATAGTACAAGAGCATTCTTTACATAGTGTTGGTTGAACTACTCGAGCCAACAAAATAATCATCATTGTCTTGATCGGATTCTAAATCTTCATCGACATTGGGCTGAAAAGGTCTTATCCTGTTTGTATTGGCTTCTAATGGAGGTAGTCCGTCATCATCACTTGTGTCCGTCTCATTCTCTTGTTGCACGATGGGTCTCTCATTTGAATCATGTTTAAATATTTCAGGCCTATACATAAAGCATGATTAAGAATGAGTTATTTCAGGCCTATACATAAAGCATGATTAAGAATGAGTTATTTCGACAAAGTTGACAATGAGTTGATTATGCGACGGTTTCAGAACATGGCATCGCGTAGAGGACAACTAtagagcatatatatatatatatatatatatatatatatatatatatatatatatatatatatatatatatatatatatatatatatatatatatatatattgtaattttttgagTACTAACTAATTAAGTACTATGTAATTTTTTGAGTACTAACTAATTTAGTACTatgtatattttataatatattctaattataattattaattaaattttaatagttTGAACCCCCTAGTCCAGGTTCCTGGCAACGCCACTAAGATACCATTAGATACTACCATATAACATCCAAGTTTGATATAGAGAATATGAACAAACTATGTCAAGTAAAACTATGTAAATCAAAGATGTTATTATCAAGAGTTCACCATTCTGCAGATTTCTGTAATGCTCGGACTTGTGCATAGATAAGAACTTGAATAACGATACATGCAACCTTGCTTCCTGATTCAAGAGCCTCTTTCTTTCCACTTTCATCAACTACAACAAAGTTCCCTGGAGACGGAGAAAACACTTCAATTGGTTTATCAATGAAGTAAAGGCGTAACAAGAAAAAAGTTTTCAAAACCAACCAATCCATAGTGTATTTCAATCAAATTCTTATGCTAGTAGGCCTGGATTTACATGAAACAGAGATCTGCAGTGAACTCGCCAAAAGCCCAGACAATATTTCAAGTTTGATGTCTATGGATTGTTTGACAAAATGGGTTCTGGGAGTGGAGTTCACTGGCTTTTAAATAATTCCATTACAACAAAATCATAATGAGctcataaaaattgttttttcccCCAAAGTGATACATTCCATGATTGAGCACATATAGCAAATAAGTCTTGCTGAAGTCAAAAGATCGGCAAAACCATCAATGATAACACAATGACATTAGTTCACAAAGACAAACACATAATGATACAAGTAAAATAGTTTGTTGTTGTTTCAGAAAGTGAGTAAATAACCCTATTGAATGGTTTTTCAATTAGGATAATGGCCATTGAATTGGTACTTATAGGACAAACCTCGTTTAATCCAAATGCTTTTCTGAAATTTAGCAGGAAATAGAGCTAGTGATTTCTCACCACGTGCATCCATAACCTTGAAAGAAATCAAAATGAAAGGATAAATAAGAACTATATAGACACAACAATGATAAAATATTACTCGTATGATtaagaaaccaaaaaaagataaaaaggaaAATTATGGAAGATTTAAAACATGTAAAGTAGTAGTACCTCAATAAGATTGGAGCCACGAAGAGACACAACCTGCATGATGCATTGCCCATCTTGAAGAGTTACATGTTTTTCCTCTGTTGCCCTTTTCAAATTCTTCCTTCCTCCTGCCATGTGGCTACACAAAATCTTAATATCTTGTTGCTAAGATTTATCACAATCGCAAAACTCTGTCTATCAGAAATGTCAGCAACAAAATCTAACCCTTAGCAGAGAAAAAAAAGTACAGAAAGATAATATGCTAACTAAATTTCTATAAAAGATTCATCAAATGGATTATATCAACAGTTGAagtaattgaataaaaaaactattaatttgTAATTAGGTTTGTTTTAGCTGGTTTGGTTCataatgtaatttatttattttttgcacaTGTAATCTAAAGCCATTTTTTCCAATCTGAACAAGTTAGAGAAGGTGGAAAGAGTGAGATAAGAGGAATAACTGTTGAAGCAAGTGGTGGTAGAAAAGTCCTTGTAATTCATCAGTCATCACAATCAACAGCAAACATTGTTAGGGGTAAGGCACAAAATAGTTGGCAGAGCTTGCTTTGGTTAGAAAGGTTAGAGAGGCAACGATGAAGAGTTGAAGTAACaggtaaccaaatttttttttgagattatgGTAGCAAGTTTCAACTTATAACTTTTGGGCTGATGCTATACGACCCACTATCATTATATTATAAAGATG
Coding sequences within it:
- the LOC123896938 gene encoding tRNA (carboxymethyluridine(34)-5-O)-methyltransferase, whose amino-acid sequence is MKQINTESDEPYITDNSISSISVKSTPEIEKKFVHHVYDAIAPHFSSTRFAKWPKVADFLSSLPSGSLILDAGCGNGKYLGFNQDCFFIGCDISPSLIKICLDRGNEVLVADAVNLPYRTGFGDAAISIAVLHHLSTENRRRKAIEELVRVVKKGGLVLITVWAVEQEDRSLLNKWTPLADKYVEEWQGPGSPRATRVPSSLSLESIPESEESSLGGENVKVSNESEILGDLKEEKNVKNQQEYFVPWHLPYHRAEVGGASAHALATGLATKDDVKGAVVYNRYYHVFSEGELESLTNGISNARVVDQFFDKSNWCIILEKTS
- the LOC123896939 gene encoding probable RNA-binding protein EIF1AD isoform X2, whose amino-acid sequence is MQVVSLRGSNLIEVMDARGEKSLALFPAKFQKSIWIKRGNFVVVDESGKKEALESGSKVACIVIQVLIYAQVRALQKSAEWPEIFKHDSNERPIVQQENETDTSDDDGLPPLEANTNRIRPFQPNVDEDLESDQDNDDYFVGSSSSTNTM
- the LOC123896939 gene encoding probable RNA-binding protein EIF1AD isoform X1 translates to MAGGRKNLKRATEEKHVTLQDGQCIMQVVSLRGSNLIEVMDARGEKSLALFPAKFQKSIWIKRGNFVVVDESGKKEALESGSKVACIVIQVLIYAQVRALQKSAEWPEIFKHDSNERPIVQQENETDTSDDDGLPPLEANTNRIRPFQPNVDEDLESDQDNDDYFVGSSSSTNTM